A part of Methanocorpusculum vombati genomic DNA contains:
- the mmp3 gene encoding methyl-coenzyme M reductase-associated protein Mmp3, producing MQIFLNGESTSVPQGTTLAALLPEHPAGCGVAVLRPGVAVLRPGVAAAGDADGSRDTSQLRFVTTAGDIVVELLPGVVLPVPTGDVSDANLRVHWEDKYAVAFGPFRADFIPDRQSYRYDRGVLCLGCGGYDSETSYLMFSRLQHMGDHGAAAGGAVLGTVISGLGIMNRWRNGDRITRIEHVFSSIDTTNAAVTTDLSLAVEDGMQIFSEIRINAEGYTEDHTRIDTSCTRSVEHLLFALRNAEYVIDRTASTYIRDHAEGKLTVPMELQKPRREGTVTVRTSGKSSGAIYIYTRDVPSNQHHTRTGTVVRGIELARFAGAGTKLSVKVVPKQLDLRGLPLGEAVARAKARGLRVLADNRDVNGRVVIDQKPATTLEVLKEGKVALSTVALEDVIDITLDYEHAPRTVDLFRRVTGLKMYAIGSMPFFYNIDNEMYLFKPEFASNVNIIPENVPREPVPPYALAITNDARKARGMTGVRSVANEEYGPTGEPFEGTNVIGTVLDTDKLPLIKDGSIVFIREVKP from the coding sequence ATGCAGATATTCCTCAACGGGGAATCAACATCCGTCCCCCAAGGAACCACACTGGCCGCACTCCTGCCGGAGCACCCGGCGGGATGCGGAGTTGCCGTTCTCCGGCCCGGAGTTGCCGTTCTCCGGCCCGGAGTTGCCGCCGCAGGGGATGCGGACGGGTCGCGCGACACATCCCAGCTCCGGTTCGTAACGACCGCGGGCGACATCGTCGTCGAACTCCTGCCGGGCGTTGTCCTGCCGGTACCGACCGGTGACGTCTCCGACGCCAACCTCCGGGTTCACTGGGAAGACAAATACGCCGTTGCCTTCGGCCCCTTCCGGGCAGACTTCATCCCGGACCGCCAGTCCTACCGCTACGACCGCGGCGTACTTTGTCTCGGCTGCGGCGGGTACGACTCGGAAACCTCCTACCTCATGTTCTCCCGTCTCCAGCATATGGGAGACCATGGGGCAGCAGCAGGGGGAGCGGTTCTCGGCACCGTCATCTCCGGTCTCGGCATCATGAACCGGTGGAGAAACGGCGACCGCATCACCAGAATAGAACACGTCTTCTCCTCGATCGATACAACCAACGCTGCCGTAACCACTGACCTCTCCCTTGCGGTTGAGGACGGCATGCAGATATTTTCCGAGATCCGCATCAACGCGGAGGGCTACACGGAAGATCACACCAGGATTGATACCTCCTGCACCCGATCGGTGGAACATCTTCTGTTTGCGCTGCGCAACGCCGAGTACGTGATCGATCGGACCGCGTCCACCTACATTCGCGATCACGCCGAAGGAAAACTTACCGTCCCGATGGAACTCCAGAAACCCCGGCGGGAAGGAACCGTCACCGTGCGGACCTCGGGGAAAAGTTCGGGCGCCATTTACATCTACACCAGAGACGTCCCGAGCAACCAGCATCACACCCGTACCGGAACGGTCGTCCGCGGCATTGAACTCGCCCGGTTTGCCGGTGCCGGAACAAAACTGTCCGTCAAAGTCGTTCCAAAACAGCTCGACCTTCGCGGTCTGCCGCTCGGCGAGGCAGTCGCCCGTGCCAAGGCACGGGGACTGCGCGTGCTTGCCGACAACCGCGACGTGAACGGACGGGTCGTCATCGACCAGAAACCGGCAACCACCCTTGAAGTCCTCAAAGAGGGAAAGGTCGCACTCTCCACCGTTGCCCTCGAAGATGTCATCGACATCACGCTGGACTACGAACACGCTCCCCGGACGGTTGATCTCTTCCGCCGCGTTACCGGTCTCAAGATGTACGCCATCGGCAGTATGCCATTCTTCTACAACATCGACAACGAGATGTATCTCTTCAAACCGGAGTTCGCCTCAAACGTCAACATCATTCCGGAGAACGTTCCCCGAGAGCCGGTTCCCCCGTATGCCCTTGCGATCACCAATGACGCCAGAAAAGCACGCGGGATGACCGGTGTGCGCAGTGTCGCAAACGAGGAGTACGGTCCGACCGGCGAACCGTTTGAGGGAACCAACGTGATCGGAACGGTGCTTGACACCGACAAACTTCCTCTCATCAAAGACGGTTCAATCGTGTTCATCCGTGAGGTGAAACCGTGA
- a CDS encoding methanogenesis marker 6 protein, whose translation MKPYVPQYVGTVTKYVFVDSPDTTPQDIATAAYEIAQGVMIKETCFGCQITGSPEDVERIISHLRKLDPYRIYVKDRGFPPGDARRCRADLGGARPGYLGHEYEMGLVRYIAYGLEQTDPMTAEELRAAAGQEMPTPEALDIDILESLMKEE comes from the coding sequence GTGAAACCCTATGTGCCCCAGTACGTGGGAACCGTTACCAAGTACGTCTTCGTTGACTCGCCCGACACCACCCCGCAGGACATTGCAACCGCAGCCTACGAAATTGCCCAGGGCGTCATGATCAAGGAGACCTGTTTTGGCTGCCAGATCACCGGCAGCCCGGAGGACGTGGAACGAATCATCTCCCACCTGCGAAAGCTCGATCCCTACCGCATCTATGTCAAGGACCGCGGTTTCCCGCCGGGCGATGCACGCAGATGCCGTGCCGATCTCGGCGGTGCACGTCCCGGCTATCTCGGTCATGAATATGAAATGGGTCTTGTGCGCTACATCGCCTACGGCCTCGAACAGACCGATCCCATGACCGCAGAAGAACTCAGGGCAGCAGCCGGTCAGGAGATGCCGACGCCGGAAGCGCTTGACATCGACATTCTGGAATCCCTTATGAAGGAGGAGTAA
- a CDS encoding methanogenesis marker 5 protein translates to MAKVFIYPATSLILSDLVARFGHQPLGSAISIREHIQTPGFDSPPIQMTSEDPQKGLKWAAVEVPSGIRGRMSLYGPLVEEAEAAIIIDEPDLAFGCMGCARTNELLAFMLREKDIPRLELRYPTSKEEGVTFVASIKEFLKNLEVQQ, encoded by the coding sequence ATGGCAAAAGTATTCATCTATCCGGCAACCAGCCTCATCTTATCCGATCTCGTGGCACGCTTCGGCCATCAGCCGCTCGGATCGGCAATCTCGATACGCGAACATATTCAGACCCCGGGCTTTGACTCTCCCCCGATTCAGATGACCTCGGAAGACCCGCAGAAAGGTCTCAAGTGGGCGGCTGTCGAAGTTCCGTCCGGTATCCGGGGACGCATGTCCCTCTACGGCCCACTGGTTGAGGAGGCGGAAGCCGCGATCATCATTGACGAACCCGATCTCGCCTTCGGCTGCATGGGCTGTGCACGAACCAACGAACTCCTTGCCTTCATGCTCCGGGAAAAGGACATTCCGCGGCTTGAACTCCGCTATCCGACATCAAAGGAGGAAGGTGTCACGTTTGTTGCATCGATCAAAGAGTTCCTGAAAAACTTGGAGGTACAACAATGA
- a CDS encoding methanogenesis marker 15 protein yields the protein MSEQPVRIAQITCGAEYSGIQNEITTAAETVGGKMFYPDVALKDVKRAYKDFGLPVKSPDLKLAIARAQAIVEGRIEADGIFIASCFRCAEAAIVRNELRRYIVENSRIPVVSYSFNERTGSSTLLTRLEALTTIARRRSLMAREVQVGTTMGVDSGSSTTKCIIMQDDEIIGTGWRPTTEVLKSADEVVALALEESGLKISDIEAIGTTGYGRFLVGKHLNADLVQEELTVNSKGAVYLANAQKGFATVIDIGGMDNKAISVNDGIPGSFTMGGICAGASGRFLEMTAKRLDVDITELGALSMKSAGGEDVPMNSYCIVFGTQSLVNALAAGYKREDVAAAACHSVAQQVYEQQLQEVDIKEPVIMVGGSSLIQGLVRAMGRMLNTEVVVPHHSQYIGATGGALLASGFIDQKKEA from the coding sequence ATGAGCGAACAGCCCGTACGAATCGCCCAGATCACCTGCGGCGCAGAATACAGCGGAATCCAGAACGAAATAACCACTGCTGCCGAGACGGTCGGCGGCAAGATGTTCTATCCCGACGTTGCATTAAAGGACGTCAAACGTGCCTACAAAGACTTTGGTCTGCCGGTCAAAAGCCCTGACCTGAAACTTGCCATCGCTCGTGCCCAAGCTATCGTTGAAGGCCGCATCGAAGCGGACGGTATCTTCATTGCAAGCTGTTTCCGCTGTGCGGAAGCAGCAATTGTCAGAAACGAGCTCCGCCGCTACATCGTAGAGAACTCCCGCATTCCGGTGGTATCCTACTCCTTCAACGAGCGGACGGGCTCGTCCACCCTTCTTACACGACTCGAAGCCCTGACCACCATCGCCCGCAGACGCAGCCTCATGGCACGCGAAGTGCAGGTTGGAACAACCATGGGCGTTGACTCCGGGTCCTCGACCACGAAGTGCATCATCATGCAGGACGACGAGATCATCGGTACCGGCTGGAGACCGACCACCGAGGTGCTCAAGAGCGCCGACGAAGTCGTCGCTCTGGCACTCGAAGAGTCCGGCCTCAAAATCTCCGACATTGAAGCCATCGGCACCACAGGATACGGCAGGTTCCTTGTCGGCAAACACCTGAACGCCGATCTTGTGCAGGAAGAGCTGACGGTCAACTCGAAGGGTGCCGTCTATCTCGCGAACGCCCAGAAAGGGTTTGCCACGGTCATTGATATCGGCGGTATGGACAACAAAGCCATCAGCGTCAACGACGGAATTCCGGGATCGTTTACGATGGGCGGCATCTGTGCCGGAGCGTCCGGCAGATTCCTTGAGATGACCGCAAAGCGTCTGGACGTTGACATCACCGAACTTGGCGCCCTTTCCATGAAGAGCGCGGGCGGCGAGGATGTGCCGATGAACAGTTACTGTATCGTGTTCGGCACCCAGTCGCTGGTGAACGCCCTCGCCGCAGGATACAAGCGCGAGGATGTGGCGGCGGCAGCCTGTCACAGCGTTGCCCAGCAGGTGTATGAGCAGCAGCTGCAGGAGGTTGACATCAAAGAGCCGGTCATCATGGTGGGCGGCTCGTCCCTGATTCAGGGACTCGTCCGCGCCATGGGCCGCATGCTTAACACCGAGGTCGTTGTTCCGCACCACTCACAGTACATCGGCGCAACCGGCGGGGCGCTTCTTGCCTCCGGTTTCATTGACCAGAAAAAGGAGGCGTAG
- a CDS encoding methanogenesis marker 17 protein: protein MAGLDYFAVESTEDGADNYNKIATTVLQDHNLLSIVEGLHLYIDPEYPLFVATGLIRPPRAAIRVSDVGNVLVQDGKATIAVGDETYLAAMLAMLWNRIGHDNVDQPDRFTVIISNVAIPKDLENWIVIDPAESLFKDLIYAIQVIAPEGFKVRRENYGSDRFSYAASENTLPAEDVDRIIADRFTLMEEELR, encoded by the coding sequence ATGGCAGGCTTAGACTACTTCGCGGTTGAGTCCACGGAGGATGGTGCCGACAACTACAACAAAATCGCCACAACCGTTCTGCAGGATCACAACCTGCTCTCGATTGTGGAAGGGCTGCATCTCTACATCGATCCTGAGTATCCGCTGTTTGTGGCGACCGGCCTGATCCGTCCGCCGCGAGCGGCTATCCGGGTGTCGGATGTGGGCAACGTGCTGGTGCAGGACGGAAAAGCAACGATTGCAGTAGGTGACGAGACCTATCTTGCCGCGATGCTCGCGATGCTCTGGAACCGGATCGGTCACGACAACGTGGACCAGCCCGACCGGTTCACGGTGATCATCAGCAACGTGGCTATCCCAAAAGATCTCGAAAACTGGATCGTCATCGATCCGGCAGAGTCGCTGTTTAAGGATCTGATCTATGCAATTCAGGTGATTGCACCGGAAGGCTTCAAGGTCCGCCGCGAAAATTACGGGTCTGATCGCTTCTCCTATGCGGCAAGCGAGAACACGCTTCCGGCTGAGGATGTTGACCGGATTATTGCTGACCGGTTCACGCTCATGGAGGAGGAGCTGCGATGA
- a CDS encoding methanogenesis marker 7 protein, with translation MILVPVTYKGGVYRLDEVVDYIEDLGGYIVQRHNIANEVVLQVLMPQDDIEGLKEFSRPLAGEVQTSPLVGTEIVVVIPSLEIHHLPHSACDVAEYLRSHGSKSNILGMARGFGKRISQINDEERDLINEHDLAIYVLGNFATCIEKKFPKLRRGVTVPIILTGGPSREQLEKQTDPPVAGYVGGLGRFMHRTQTEADIHRLDLVIEEVERVISEKRKELSHDPLSVSPARIQDMIKQEIPEIEDVYSPSPIAVQLTGLRVKLSYAEYAQRIRDLVIEGDITVGDVADVLPSRMRNYILIRIRPLSETNIVV, from the coding sequence ATGATTCTTGTTCCGGTTACCTACAAGGGCGGTGTGTACCGGCTCGATGAGGTGGTTGACTACATTGAGGATCTCGGCGGCTACATTGTGCAGCGGCACAACATTGCCAACGAGGTTGTGCTACAGGTGCTGATGCCGCAGGACGATATCGAAGGGCTGAAGGAGTTCTCCCGTCCGCTTGCAGGCGAGGTCCAGACCTCGCCTCTGGTCGGTACCGAGATTGTCGTGGTGATTCCAAGTCTGGAGATTCATCACCTGCCGCACTCGGCCTGTGATGTTGCCGAGTACCTGCGCAGTCACGGCTCGAAGTCAAACATTCTCGGAATGGCCAGAGGTTTTGGCAAACGCATCTCGCAGATCAATGACGAGGAGCGCGACCTGATCAATGAGCACGATCTGGCAATCTATGTGCTCGGCAACTTTGCAACCTGCATTGAGAAGAAGTTCCCGAAGCTCCGCCGCGGCGTTACGGTACCGATCATTCTGACCGGAGGGCCGTCCCGCGAACAGCTGGAGAAGCAGACCGATCCGCCGGTGGCGGGATATGTCGGCGGTCTCGGCCGGTTCATGCACCGGACACAGACGGAGGCGGATATTCACCGGCTGGATCTGGTGATCGAGGAGGTGGAACGGGTGATCTCCGAGAAACGCAAAGAGCTGTCGCATGATCCGCTCTCGGTGTCGCCTGCACGGATTCAGGATATGATCAAGCAGGAGATTCCGGAGATAGAGGATGTGTACTCGCCGTCGCCGATTGCGGTGCAGCTGACCGGTCTGCGGGTAAAGCTCAGCTATGCGGAGTATGCACAGCGTATTCGCGATCTGGTGATTGAGGGGGATATTACGGTCGGTGATGTGGCGGATGTCCTGCCGTCCCGGATGCGCAATTACATTCTGATCCGGATCCGTCCGTTATCGGAGACAAATATTGTGGTGTAA
- a CDS encoding carboxymuconolactone decarboxylase family protein — protein sequence MVEFDLDFQEAIRELEEKGAKTTAADWLARVEEEYGTAPLIYKKLEDCPEALISHLLYKNAVNQMSSLEPRVIELISLAVGAALRCDHCTAYHMQVAKKMGIPKEEILEAVLVAGLLANSSVLANAYRVIPDAAKEPCGAGCSIAGVPAKKEE from the coding sequence ATGGTTGAGTTTGATTTGGATTTTCAGGAAGCTATCCGGGAACTTGAAGAAAAGGGTGCCAAAACAACGGCGGCCGACTGGCTTGCCCGGGTTGAGGAGGAGTACGGGACCGCCCCGTTAATTTACAAGAAGCTTGAGGACTGCCCCGAAGCGCTGATTTCGCATCTTCTCTACAAGAATGCAGTGAATCAGATGAGCAGTCTGGAGCCGCGGGTGATCGAGCTGATCAGCCTTGCGGTGGGGGCAGCCCTCCGCTGTGATCACTGTACGGCGTATCACATGCAGGTGGCAAAAAAGATGGGTATCCCCAAAGAGGAAATTCTGGAGGCGGTGCTGGTTGCAGGACTTCTTGCAAACTCATCGGTTCTGGCAAATGCCTATCGTGTGATACCTGATGCTGCCAAGGAACCGTGCGGGGCAGGTTGTTCTATTGCCGGTGTTCCGGCAAAGAAGGAAGAGTAA
- a CDS encoding O-acetylhomoserine aminocarboxypropyltransferase/cysteine synthase family protein, with translation MTNTYKKETLAIHAGQKPDPATGARAEPIYMTTAYVFRDAAQAAGRFSLTEEGNIYTRLTNPNNSSFEEKIAALEGGTAAISTASGMAAISYAVLAVTRPGDEIVSADNLYGGTYELFHHTLPNLGRTVRFVSSDSLAELKEAITEKTRAVYFESIGNPKLDIPDFAAVAKIAHDAGVPFIVDNTVGVGTVRPIEHGADIVVMSATKYVNGHGTALAGVIVESGRFPWDNGRFPMFTEPDPAYHGLVHYKAFGPATVSTSIRVSLMRDIGATLSPFHAWLSSIGLETLYLRVGRHAENALAVAEHLKNHPKVAWVNYPGLADHPSHANAVRYFGGSGGPLVTFGVKGGYDAAVTVQNSVRLFSLLANIGDAKSLIIHPASTTHQQLSSEEQRATGVTPDTIRLSIGLENAADIIADLDLALENI, from the coding sequence ATGACCAATACCTACAAAAAAGAAACGCTCGCCATACATGCCGGACAAAAACCGGATCCCGCAACAGGCGCGCGTGCTGAACCCATCTATATGACAACGGCCTACGTCTTCCGCGATGCAGCGCAGGCGGCAGGACGCTTCAGCCTCACTGAGGAGGGAAACATCTATACCCGCCTCACCAACCCGAACAACAGCTCGTTTGAGGAAAAAATTGCCGCACTCGAAGGAGGGACTGCGGCAATCAGCACCGCGTCCGGCATGGCAGCTATCAGCTACGCAGTTCTCGCCGTAACCCGTCCGGGGGATGAGATCGTCTCCGCCGACAACCTCTACGGCGGAACCTATGAACTCTTTCACCACACGCTGCCGAATCTCGGACGCACGGTCCGGTTTGTCAGCTCAGACAGCCTTGCGGAGCTGAAAGAGGCGATTACCGAAAAGACCCGTGCCGTATATTTTGAGTCCATCGGAAATCCGAAGCTTGACATCCCTGACTTTGCGGCGGTCGCAAAGATAGCTCATGACGCAGGAGTCCCTTTCATCGTTGACAACACCGTCGGCGTCGGTACGGTGCGGCCGATCGAACACGGCGCAGACATCGTTGTCATGTCTGCAACAAAGTATGTCAACGGTCACGGAACCGCACTTGCCGGCGTCATCGTTGAGAGCGGTAGATTCCCCTGGGATAACGGCAGGTTCCCCATGTTCACCGAGCCGGACCCGGCCTATCACGGTCTTGTACACTACAAAGCCTTCGGCCCTGCCACCGTCTCAACCAGTATCCGCGTCTCTCTGATGCGTGACATTGGTGCAACGCTCAGTCCGTTCCATGCCTGGCTTTCCTCCATCGGTCTTGAGACACTCTATCTCAGAGTGGGAAGGCATGCGGAGAATGCTCTTGCGGTCGCCGAGCATCTCAAAAACCATCCCAAGGTTGCCTGGGTCAACTATCCGGGACTTGCCGATCACCCCTCGCATGCAAACGCTGTCCGGTACTTCGGCGGTTCCGGCGGCCCGCTGGTCACCTTCGGGGTGAAGGGCGGATACGATGCAGCCGTCACCGTGCAGAACAGTGTGAGGCTCTTCTCGCTTCTTGCAAACATCGGTGATGCAAAATCCCTCATCATTCACCCGGCCTCAACCACCCACCAGCAGTTATCCTCGGAGGAACAGCGGGCAACCGGGGTAACCCCCGATACCATCCGGCTTTCCATCGGTCTTGAGAATGCCGCAGACATCATCGCCGACCTTGATCTGGCGCTGGAAAATATCTGA
- the pscS gene encoding O-phospho-L-seryl-tRNA:Cys-tRNA synthase, whose protein sequence is MRCAAGIETRTVEESSINLDPIQAAGRLTPEAMKAVIAWGDGYSVCDHCHKPFRLDYVANPPIADFHADLSSWLGMDQSQVVPGARRAFQEVTGALVGKGEPVMMTGMGHYTAYLSVEVVNGVVREIPPTPDHHITADTAAERIEAAIREFGYAPKLLFIDAVDFMYGNFHDVKGVARVAHQYDIPVLYNGVYTVGVLPVNGKDLGADFVVGSGHKSMAAPAPSGVLATTDEYADVVLRTTKISGDVTGRRFGIKQVGILGCSLMGAPIVGLIASFPTVKERVKHWDEELANHKIVTDALLSIEGTKIASEVPRRHTLTRMDTSASFDVVARTHKKRGFFLSSALAKRGITGIMPGVTKQWKFNTYGLTREQAEYLAAAFVDIAEENGLRIA, encoded by the coding sequence ATGAGATGTGCCGCGGGAATTGAGACACGGACCGTGGAAGAGTCCTCGATCAATCTAGATCCCATCCAGGCTGCTGGCAGACTGACACCGGAAGCAATGAAGGCAGTAATTGCCTGGGGCGACGGCTACTCGGTCTGTGATCACTGCCACAAACCGTTCCGTCTGGACTACGTTGCAAACCCGCCCATTGCAGACTTCCACGCAGACCTCTCCTCATGGCTCGGCATGGATCAGTCGCAGGTAGTACCGGGTGCACGCAGAGCGTTTCAGGAAGTGACCGGCGCTCTCGTCGGCAAAGGCGAACCGGTAATGATGACCGGCATGGGACACTACACCGCGTATCTCTCGGTTGAAGTGGTCAACGGCGTGGTCCGGGAAATTCCGCCGACCCCGGACCATCACATCACCGCCGACACCGCTGCCGAGCGGATCGAAGCGGCCATCCGCGAGTTCGGGTACGCACCGAAACTACTCTTCATCGATGCAGTGGACTTCATGTATGGTAACTTCCATGACGTGAAAGGTGTTGCACGGGTTGCCCATCAGTATGATATTCCCGTACTCTACAACGGCGTCTATACCGTCGGGGTCCTGCCGGTGAACGGAAAAGACCTCGGCGCCGACTTTGTCGTCGGCTCCGGTCACAAAAGCATGGCAGCCCCCGCACCATCCGGCGTCCTTGCCACGACCGATGAGTATGCCGACGTTGTTCTGCGGACAACGAAAATTTCCGGAGATGTTACCGGCCGCAGATTCGGCATAAAACAGGTGGGCATTCTCGGCTGCTCCCTCATGGGCGCTCCAATTGTCGGGCTGATAGCCTCATTCCCGACGGTGAAGGAACGGGTGAAACACTGGGACGAGGAACTTGCCAACCACAAAATTGTAACGGATGCCCTCCTCTCCATTGAAGGAACAAAGATCGCCTCAGAGGTCCCGCGCCGCCACACACTCACCAGAATGGACACCTCCGCATCCTTTGATGTGGTTGCCCGGACGCATAAAAAACGGGGCTTCTTCCTCTCAAGTGCCCTTGCAAAACGCGGCATCACCGGCATTATGCCGGGAGTAACAAAGCAGTGGAAGTTCAACACCTACGGCCTGACCCGGGAACAGGCCGAATATCTTGCCGCCGCATTTGTGGATATTGCCGAGGAGAACGGCCTTCGCATTGCGTAA
- the cofE gene encoding coenzyme F420-0:L-glutamate ligase, which translates to MNPGFSVYGVATGLLEPGDDIVGRVIAAVGDTEAERICDRDILLFAESPLSTTEGRNIRLADITPGENARALAEKYDLDPRIAEIVIAESDEILGGIPGFLLAARGNLVLPNAGVDESNAPDGWVTRLPEDADASAARIRREIRERTGKEVAVIIIDSRTHAMRLGVSGVAIGCSGILPITDERGRPDLFGHELQVTRRAIADSLASTAELLMGEADEGVPVVLVRGYPYTFAENATIESIAPDEDLFLGSLTKKV; encoded by the coding sequence ATGAATCCGGGTTTTTCCGTATACGGGGTTGCTACCGGTCTTCTTGAGCCGGGCGATGATATTGTCGGGCGGGTGATTGCAGCCGTTGGTGATACGGAGGCAGAGAGAATCTGCGACCGTGATATTCTGCTCTTTGCAGAGTCACCCTTGTCCACCACCGAAGGGCGGAACATCCGGCTTGCCGATATTACGCCGGGCGAGAACGCCAGGGCGCTTGCAGAAAAGTATGATCTTGACCCACGAATTGCCGAGATTGTGATTGCGGAGAGCGATGAGATCCTTGGCGGTATTCCGGGATTTCTGCTTGCCGCACGGGGAAATCTTGTGCTTCCGAACGCGGGCGTGGATGAGTCCAACGCGCCGGACGGCTGGGTCACCCGTCTGCCGGAGGATGCAGACGCGAGTGCGGCACGCATCCGAAGGGAGATCCGGGAGCGTACCGGTAAAGAGGTTGCAGTGATCATCATCGACTCGCGCACGCATGCGATGCGGCTCGGCGTGTCGGGTGTTGCAATCGGATGTTCCGGTATTCTTCCGATCACCGATGAACGCGGCAGGCCGGATCTCTTCGGTCATGAACTGCAGGTGACCCGCCGGGCAATTGCCGACTCACTTGCATCAACCGCCGAGCTTCTGATGGGCGAGGCGGATGAAGGGGTGCCGGTGGTGCTTGTCCGCGGGTATCCGTATACGTTCGCGGAGAATGCGACAATCGAATCCATCGCACCGGATGAAGATCTTTTCCTGGGAAGTCTGACGAAAAAAGTGTGA
- a CDS encoding DUF5814 domain-containing protein — MIAGRARFRYIKKLQRAAGYRLPDGAFHPANLEAITGSMNIDSLDPGTRDQVLRFYKDFLECSCRDSPLCGCPERKFVIAVLELREMGLNHKEIHNHLLEEYGIDLFPADILSFLEDSVHLLEAVRSVADLAGQEGLVRLSDEHIRQIAR; from the coding sequence GTGATCGCAGGCCGTGCCCGGTTCCGCTACATCAAAAAACTTCAGCGGGCAGCGGGATACCGGTTGCCGGACGGCGCGTTTCACCCGGCAAATCTGGAAGCCATCACAGGGTCAATGAATATCGACAGCCTGGATCCCGGAACACGGGATCAGGTTCTCCGCTTTTACAAAGACTTTCTTGAGTGCAGCTGCCGCGACTCACCGCTCTGCGGGTGTCCGGAACGAAAGTTTGTGATTGCGGTTCTGGAACTGCGGGAGATGGGACTCAACCATAAGGAGATTCACAATCATCTTCTTGAAGAATACGGGATTGATCTGTTCCCTGCGGATATACTCAGTTTCCTTGAAGATTCCGTGCATCTTCTGGAGGCGGTGCGCAGCGTTGCAGACCTTGCCGGGCAGGAGGGACTGGTCAGACTTTCCGACGAACATATCCGCCAGATTGCCCGCTAA
- a CDS encoding DUF2150 family protein: protein MAAKKSSKKTAEPEAPAKLFYIFYNQERWDNWLNTLAEADFAGDDDSEEMPEGYRILDGFSDDITLATIKIIRLYQNGRISLEDARTKLRGVEEIVMEELPESEVAEIVGSMQVSMLVLFAAGQKYLEEAYPPSEEVKNLVKEGRKVFEKDPEKALDIASSIGAAVINGASCCGKYVKDTDEPTLFDEWLVEVERIADAMKSLKNFDEEAGEAQ from the coding sequence ATGGCTGCAAAGAAATCTTCTAAAAAAACGGCTGAACCGGAGGCACCGGCAAAGCTGTTCTATATCTTCTATAATCAGGAACGCTGGGACAACTGGCTGAACACTCTTGCCGAAGCTGATTTTGCCGGTGATGATGACAGTGAAGAGATGCCGGAAGGATACCGTATTCTGGACGGATTCTCCGACGACATCACGCTTGCAACAATTAAAATCATCCGCCTGTATCAGAACGGCAGAATCTCTCTGGAAGATGCACGAACCAAGCTCCGCGGCGTTGAGGAGATCGTAATGGAGGAACTGCCGGAGTCAGAGGTTGCAGAGATTGTCGGGTCTATGCAGGTGTCCATGCTGGTGCTGTTTGCAGCCGGACAGAAGTACCTGGAAGAGGCATACCCGCCCAGTGAAGAGGTCAAAAACCTCGTGAAGGAAGGCCGCAAGGTCTTCGAAAAAGATCCGGAAAAGGCTCTGGACATTGCATCCTCAATCGGAGCAGCTGTTATTAACGGTGCATCCTGCTGCGGAAAATATGTCAAGGATACCGATGAGCCGACCCTCTTTGATGAGTGGCTTGTTGAGGTGGAGCGCATTGCTGACGCCATGAAGTCCTTAAAGAACTTCGACGAGGAAGCCGGAGAAGCCCAGTGA